The following proteins are co-located in the Elusimicrobiota bacterium genome:
- a CDS encoding site-2 protease family protein — MTRKLPAAILAAALVLLSPGLPAWEAAAQTFSVAPVHGAQAPSAVVAALPGALPLGTGNALRSLTAPLALGLTTTLSQSPVVKTAANAAPLQGTDVPAAVVKGALAAQNPFARAALTGKTESATPAAAALLADPSSVAPSAETLANASSEEASGATSAAMARLLSIPETKTQGAVADPVPVQGGWKTLAARLLPRSSNASYGESTVPAPLSTRIYDSVVRPASRMVLGSAIIAGLNAAYDWVLAGLGLSPTTTVFRILKGAVILWGVVQSLSLHELGHAWVAEREGDVTPRMAGQMSANPLTFTSPAGATMLMVSSMLGFPVGVFATNVQRDFSLTKHRGAMARLAVAGPLVNLALTVVLGGIVVAAKAFFPALVVMPWAAGFLRSLAMLSLVNLTLGVLNLIPLGPLDGQKVFRRFVPESWLKTFDKFSVVIGLGLLLLYMVYSLGSTSYTAATSQGAGTPFGNTNDPFLMSIVANGMILWALAVRPAFVSAKAAVKKFFADRRLLKAGGLPVRLSLSRLKGKSPVQASASLSVVVPWSADASLRELLQGDYALIDPAAAAALPEERRTASRLDDGSSVRIDEELAEGASAGRWLLLSREGPIERFVLLPAEALGGPAKVLEILHTQAAAAAMGGNEKGRRLLSPAETKLVVGLSKELKAPVYELDFAPTKGLPALARYAPTEQGKAFFLRLDLIEAVAKLPEAERPGVVGLLTTYLSGVRATIERGVAFEPADAELPQLRIAAAILERVEQKEAASAR, encoded by the coding sequence ATGACCCGAAAGCTTCCCGCCGCGATCCTCGCCGCCGCGCTCGTGCTGCTCTCCCCCGGCCTGCCGGCCTGGGAAGCGGCCGCGCAAACATTCTCCGTCGCCCCGGTGCACGGCGCGCAGGCGCCCTCCGCCGTCGTCGCGGCCCTGCCGGGCGCCCTCCCTCTCGGTACCGGGAACGCCCTGCGCTCGCTGACGGCGCCGCTCGCCCTCGGGCTGACGACGACCCTCTCGCAGAGCCCCGTCGTGAAGACCGCCGCGAACGCCGCCCCCCTCCAGGGGACGGATGTCCCGGCCGCGGTCGTGAAGGGAGCTCTCGCCGCGCAGAACCCCTTCGCGCGCGCCGCCCTGACCGGCAAGACGGAGAGCGCGACGCCGGCGGCCGCCGCCCTCCTCGCCGACCCCTCCTCCGTCGCCCCCTCCGCCGAGACCCTCGCGAACGCCTCCTCCGAAGAGGCGAGCGGGGCGACGAGCGCCGCGATGGCCCGCCTCCTCTCCATCCCCGAGACGAAGACGCAGGGAGCGGTCGCCGACCCCGTCCCGGTCCAGGGCGGCTGGAAGACCCTCGCGGCCCGCCTCCTCCCCCGCTCCTCGAACGCCTCCTACGGGGAATCGACCGTCCCGGCGCCCCTCTCGACGCGCATCTACGACTCCGTCGTGCGCCCGGCCTCCCGCATGGTCCTGGGCTCGGCGATCATCGCCGGCCTCAACGCCGCCTACGACTGGGTCCTCGCCGGCCTCGGGCTCTCCCCGACGACCACGGTCTTCCGCATCCTCAAGGGCGCCGTCATCCTCTGGGGCGTGGTCCAGTCCCTGAGTCTCCATGAGCTCGGCCACGCCTGGGTCGCGGAGCGGGAAGGCGACGTCACCCCGCGCATGGCGGGCCAGATGTCCGCGAACCCCCTGACCTTCACGAGCCCGGCCGGAGCGACGATGCTCATGGTCTCCTCGATGCTGGGCTTCCCCGTCGGAGTCTTCGCGACCAACGTCCAGCGCGACTTCTCCCTGACGAAGCACCGCGGGGCGATGGCCCGCCTCGCCGTGGCGGGCCCGCTCGTCAACCTCGCCCTCACGGTGGTCCTCGGAGGCATCGTCGTCGCGGCGAAGGCCTTCTTCCCGGCCCTCGTCGTCATGCCCTGGGCGGCCGGCTTCCTGCGCTCGCTGGCGATGCTCTCGCTGGTCAATCTCACCCTCGGGGTGCTCAACCTCATCCCGCTCGGCCCCCTCGACGGGCAGAAGGTCTTCCGCCGCTTCGTCCCGGAGAGCTGGCTGAAGACCTTCGACAAGTTCAGCGTGGTCATCGGCCTGGGCCTCCTGCTCCTCTACATGGTCTACAGCCTCGGCTCGACCTCCTATACGGCCGCGACGAGTCAAGGCGCCGGGACGCCCTTCGGCAACACGAACGACCCGTTCCTCATGAGCATCGTCGCCAACGGCATGATCCTCTGGGCGCTCGCGGTCCGACCCGCGTTCGTCTCCGCGAAAGCGGCGGTCAAGAAGTTCTTCGCCGACCGCCGCCTCCTCAAGGCCGGCGGCCTGCCGGTCCGCCTCTCTCTGAGCCGACTCAAGGGGAAAAGTCCCGTCCAGGCCTCCGCGTCCCTCTCCGTCGTCGTACCCTGGTCGGCGGACGCGTCTCTGCGCGAGCTCCTGCAGGGCGACTACGCGCTCATCGACCCCGCCGCCGCCGCCGCGCTTCCCGAAGAACGGAGGACCGCGAGCCGTCTCGACGACGGCTCCTCGGTCCGCATCGACGAGGAGCTCGCGGAGGGCGCGAGCGCCGGCCGCTGGCTCCTGCTCTCCAGAGAGGGCCCCATCGAGCGCTTCGTCCTCCTCCCGGCCGAGGCGCTCGGCGGGCCCGCGAAGGTCCTGGAGATCCTCCACACGCAGGCCGCGGCCGCGGCGATGGGCGGAAACGAGAAGGGCCGCCGGCTCCTGAGCCCGGCCGAGACGAAGCTCGTCGTCGGGCTCTCCAAGGAGCTCAAGGCCCCGGTCTACGAGCTCGACTTCGCGCCGACGAAAGGACTCCCCGCGCTCGCGCGCTACGCCCCCACGGAGCAGGGGAAGGCCTTCTTCCTCCGCCTCGACCTCATCGAAGCCGTGGCGAAGCTTCCGGAAGCGGAGCGCCCGGGAGTGGTCGGGCTCCTGACGACGTACCTCTCGGGGGTGCGCGCGACGATAGAGCGCGGGGTCGCCTTCGAGCCGGCCGACGCCGAGCTTCCGCAGCTCCGCATCGCCGCCGCCATCCTCGAGCGCGTCGAGCAGAAGGAAGCGGCCTCCGCGCGCTGA
- the ppdK gene encoding pyruvate, phosphate dikinase, translated as MPATCSRKPCASSAKPMKIGKMVYFFGGGKADGNESMKNLLGGKGANLAEMAGHKNLRLPVPPGFTITTEVCTYYWANRRNYPKGLRETVEENLRKIEKLTGKVFGDAQNPLLVSVRSGARKSMPGMMETILNCGLTEGTIPGLVRKSNERFVYDAYRRLITMYADVVMEKAAGIEPKDDMGIRRQLERIMDELKQRKGYKSDTDMSAKDLKTLCTQYKAKIQEVLGTPFPDDPMEQLWGSVGAVFASWMGKRAVSYRRIEGIPEAWGTAVNVQSMVFGNMGDTCATGVGFTRNPGTGHNSFYGEFLVNAQGEDVVAGIRTPAPINEDSRSDQSKGLKSLEQVMPEVYRELFAIRNRLEKHYRDMLDIEFTIEEGTLYMLQCRVGKRNGPSAVRIALDMLKEKLITKEEAILRVTPAQLDELLHPIVDPKAEATSKVIAKGLPAGPGGAKGMIVFTAQDAVNWAKNGKQVILVREETNPEDVEGMRAAQAILTARGGMTSHAALVARGWGKCCVVGCGALEVDLHKKTATTSGITLKEGDWITLNGSKGVVYQGELPMRSADEGNTELEQFLRLCNGLRALKVRANADTPDDAARARRFGAEGIGLFRVEHMFYGKGAEQPLFKLRKMIVSKTLEERRAALNELFPHVKSDIKATLKAMAGFPVTIRTIDPPLHEFVPHEQEKLRELAQSLNIDMSELEKRAHGLRESNPMMGHRGVRLGITYPEVTEMQVRAIFEAAAELLKEGVKTLPEIMIPVVCVETELKHQYELIARVYAEVCRAKGMKTIPHMVGTMIEIPRAALQADKIAGEAQFFSFGTNDLTQMTFGFSRDDTGGFMGDYLEKNILPVDPFQTLDQAGVGELIHLAVQRGRRVRKDLKVGICGEHGGDPASVEFCHSENFSYVSCSPFRVPIAILAAAQAVAKGKKR; from the coding sequence ATGCCCGCGACCTGCTCCCGCAAACCCTGCGCCTCGTCCGCCAAGCCCATGAAGATCGGCAAGATGGTCTACTTCTTCGGCGGCGGCAAGGCCGACGGAAACGAATCCATGAAGAACCTGCTCGGCGGCAAAGGCGCCAACCTCGCCGAGATGGCCGGCCATAAGAACCTGCGCCTGCCCGTGCCCCCCGGCTTCACCATCACCACCGAGGTCTGCACCTACTATTGGGCCAACCGCCGCAACTACCCCAAGGGCCTGCGCGAGACCGTCGAGGAGAACCTCCGGAAGATCGAGAAGCTCACCGGCAAGGTCTTCGGCGACGCCCAGAACCCCCTGCTCGTCTCCGTGCGCTCCGGCGCGCGCAAGTCGATGCCGGGAATGATGGAGACCATCCTGAACTGCGGCCTCACCGAGGGGACGATCCCCGGACTGGTCCGCAAGTCCAACGAGCGCTTCGTCTACGACGCCTACCGCCGCCTCATCACCATGTACGCCGACGTCGTCATGGAGAAGGCCGCGGGCATCGAGCCCAAGGACGACATGGGCATCCGCCGCCAGCTCGAGCGGATCATGGACGAGCTGAAGCAGCGCAAGGGCTACAAGTCCGACACCGACATGTCGGCCAAGGACCTCAAGACCCTCTGCACCCAGTACAAGGCGAAGATCCAGGAAGTCCTGGGCACGCCGTTCCCGGACGACCCGATGGAGCAGCTGTGGGGCTCGGTCGGCGCCGTGTTCGCGTCCTGGATGGGCAAGCGCGCCGTCTCCTACCGCCGCATCGAGGGCATCCCCGAGGCGTGGGGCACGGCCGTCAACGTCCAGTCGATGGTGTTCGGCAACATGGGCGACACCTGCGCCACGGGCGTGGGCTTCACCCGCAACCCCGGCACCGGCCACAACAGCTTCTACGGCGAGTTCCTCGTGAACGCGCAGGGAGAGGACGTGGTCGCCGGCATCCGCACCCCGGCCCCCATCAACGAGGACAGCCGCAGCGACCAGTCGAAGGGCCTCAAGTCCCTCGAGCAGGTCATGCCCGAGGTCTACAGGGAGCTCTTCGCCATCCGCAACCGCCTCGAGAAGCACTACCGCGACATGCTGGACATCGAGTTCACCATCGAGGAAGGCACGCTCTACATGCTCCAGTGCCGCGTCGGCAAGCGCAACGGCCCCTCGGCCGTGCGCATCGCGCTGGACATGCTCAAGGAGAAGCTCATCACGAAGGAGGAGGCGATCCTGCGCGTGACGCCGGCGCAGCTCGACGAGCTGCTCCACCCCATCGTGGACCCCAAGGCCGAAGCGACGAGCAAGGTCATCGCCAAGGGCCTGCCGGCCGGCCCCGGCGGCGCGAAGGGCATGATCGTCTTCACCGCCCAGGACGCCGTGAACTGGGCGAAGAACGGCAAGCAGGTCATCCTCGTCCGCGAGGAGACCAACCCCGAGGACGTCGAGGGCATGCGCGCGGCGCAGGCCATCCTGACGGCCCGCGGCGGCATGACCTCGCACGCGGCGCTCGTGGCCCGCGGCTGGGGCAAGTGCTGCGTCGTCGGCTGCGGAGCGCTCGAGGTGGACCTCCACAAGAAGACCGCGACGACCTCCGGCATCACCCTGAAGGAAGGCGACTGGATCACGCTCAACGGGTCGAAGGGCGTCGTCTACCAGGGCGAGCTGCCGATGCGCAGCGCCGACGAGGGCAACACGGAGCTCGAGCAGTTCCTGCGGCTCTGCAACGGCCTGCGGGCGCTCAAGGTCCGCGCGAACGCGGACACGCCCGACGACGCCGCTCGAGCCCGCCGCTTCGGGGCCGAGGGCATCGGGCTCTTCCGCGTCGAGCACATGTTCTACGGCAAGGGCGCCGAGCAGCCGCTCTTCAAGCTGCGCAAGATGATCGTGTCCAAGACGCTCGAGGAGCGGCGCGCCGCCCTCAACGAGCTCTTCCCGCACGTGAAGAGCGACATCAAGGCGACGCTGAAGGCGATGGCCGGCTTCCCGGTCACCATCCGCACCATCGACCCGCCGCTCCATGAGTTCGTCCCGCACGAACAGGAGAAGCTGCGCGAGCTGGCACAGTCCCTGAACATCGACATGTCGGAGCTCGAGAAGCGCGCCCACGGGCTGCGCGAGAGCAACCCGATGATGGGCCATCGCGGCGTGCGCCTGGGGATCACCTACCCCGAGGTCACCGAGATGCAGGTCCGCGCCATCTTCGAGGCCGCGGCCGAGCTGCTCAAGGAGGGCGTCAAGACGCTCCCCGAGATCATGATCCCCGTCGTCTGCGTCGAGACCGAGCTCAAGCACCAGTACGAGCTCATCGCGCGCGTGTACGCCGAGGTGTGCAGGGCCAAGGGGATGAAGACCATCCCGCACATGGTCGGCACGATGATCGAGATCCCGCGCGCGGCGCTGCAGGCCGACAAGATCGCGGGCGAGGCGCAGTTCTTCTCCTTCGGGACGAACGACCTCACCCAGATGACCTTCGGCTTCTCGCGCGACGACACGGGCGGGTTCATGGGCGACTACCTGGAGAAGAACATCCTCCCGGTCGACCCGTTCCAGACCCTCGACCAGGCCGGCGTGGGCGAGCTCATCCACCTCGCCGTCCAGCGCGGCCGCCGGGTCCGCAAGGACCTGAAGGTCGGCATCTGCGGCGAGCACGGCGGAGACCCCGCCAGCGTGGAGTTCTGCCACTCCGAGAACTTCAGCTACGTGTCCTGCTCGCCCTTCCGCGTGCCGATCGCCATCCTGGCCGCGGCGCAGGCCGTCGCCAAGGGAAAGAAGCGGTAA
- a CDS encoding lytic murein transglycosylase: protein MHRSLLAPLLVLPLLAAGSARAAEPWLADGAFLRDLSILQQGMAERVAASRVVRKAARQLEKEDAFRMVLSELEGSGVPEEYVRAVFFEPGPQVLEEVVARFSSPGIVRTDEELRQILEGRIARGASFYLENKALLARIVERYGVDPFLLVAVAGVESRYGARAVQYPVFDALYTALLRVKGRADFAAHELAALLRICRAEDIHPGSIGGSYAGAFGFTQFMPSSFLAYAVDFDGDSKRGWTSWPDALASTANYLRQNGYKPKGGFSRGGAVWKSIYAYNHSDKYVREVLKLRSDIIQRLPPEERPAPPPAPKKPPKKKPTHRR, encoded by the coding sequence ATGCACCGGAGCCTCCTCGCGCCGCTCCTCGTCCTCCCGCTGCTCGCCGCGGGCTCCGCCCGCGCGGCCGAGCCCTGGCTCGCCGACGGCGCCTTCCTCCGGGACCTCTCGATCCTCCAGCAGGGCATGGCGGAGCGCGTCGCCGCCTCCCGCGTCGTGCGCAAGGCCGCGCGCCAGCTCGAGAAGGAGGACGCCTTCCGCATGGTCCTCTCCGAGCTCGAGGGCTCGGGCGTCCCGGAAGAATACGTCCGCGCCGTCTTCTTCGAGCCCGGACCGCAGGTCCTCGAGGAGGTCGTGGCCCGCTTCTCCTCTCCGGGCATCGTGCGCACCGACGAGGAGCTCCGGCAGATCCTCGAAGGGCGCATCGCCCGCGGCGCGAGCTTCTACCTGGAGAACAAAGCCCTGCTCGCGCGCATCGTCGAGCGCTACGGCGTGGACCCCTTCCTGCTCGTCGCCGTCGCCGGCGTCGAGTCGCGCTACGGCGCCCGCGCGGTGCAGTACCCGGTCTTCGACGCGCTCTACACCGCGCTCCTGCGCGTGAAGGGCCGCGCCGACTTCGCGGCGCACGAGCTCGCGGCCCTGCTGCGCATCTGCCGCGCCGAGGACATCCACCCGGGGAGCATCGGAGGCTCCTACGCCGGCGCCTTCGGCTTCACGCAGTTCATGCCCTCCTCGTTCCTCGCCTACGCGGTGGACTTCGACGGGGATTCCAAGCGCGGCTGGACCTCCTGGCCGGACGCATTGGCGAGCACGGCCAACTACCTCCGCCAGAACGGCTACAAGCCCAAGGGCGGGTTCAGCCGCGGAGGAGCGGTCTGGAAGTCGATCTACGCCTACAACCACTCCGACAAGTACGTCCGCGAGGTCCTGAAACTCCGCTCGGACATCATCCAGCGGCTCCCGCCCGAGGAGCGGCCGGCGCCCCCTCCCGCCCCCAAGAAGCCCCCGAAGAAGAAGCCGACCCACCGCCGGTAA
- the amrB gene encoding AmmeMemoRadiSam system protein B translates to MEKEKDRPIPPLRGDVEPVPVDAEGRKMFALHDPEGIARRTVALSPAGMALATIFDGRHTAEDIRTFLRERMKVELTLEQILSIALELEKEDLLETEKVLLARKRILDEFLQNPVRKATLAGSGYPEKPSELSALFAKLMVEDARGPKKPVPEKPTRKAPPVGLVAPHIDFERGGPVYAWSYQALSECPPPDLVVALGVAHASPDSPWTLTRKDYDTPYGPMKTSPELYRDFKDLLWYDPAADEWVHRREHSLEFQALWLKSLWGEKAPPWLPVLVSSFERFCTDKAPSSIETVEKALSALGTRLAKRAKKGRIMILAGVDLAHVGPKFGDELELTPELRKKIEAEDRATLAKALALDADGFYLSGSGDGAWRHLCGLSALYTAVRWMKALGAQPGTLLGYAQGDDPQGGVVSFASAYFPTKLDA, encoded by the coding sequence ATGGAGAAGGAGAAGGACCGCCCCATCCCCCCCCTGCGCGGAGACGTCGAGCCCGTCCCGGTCGACGCCGAAGGACGCAAGATGTTCGCCCTCCACGACCCCGAGGGGATCGCGCGGCGCACCGTGGCGCTCTCCCCGGCGGGCATGGCGCTGGCGACCATATTCGACGGCCGGCATACCGCGGAGGACATCCGGACCTTCCTGCGCGAGCGCATGAAGGTGGAGCTGACCCTCGAGCAGATCCTCTCCATCGCGCTCGAGCTCGAGAAGGAGGACCTCCTCGAGACCGAGAAGGTCCTGCTCGCGCGCAAGCGCATCCTCGACGAGTTCCTCCAGAACCCCGTGCGCAAGGCGACGCTCGCGGGCTCCGGCTACCCGGAGAAGCCCTCCGAGCTCTCCGCCCTCTTCGCGAAGCTGATGGTGGAGGACGCGCGCGGGCCGAAGAAGCCCGTCCCGGAGAAGCCCACCCGGAAGGCCCCGCCGGTCGGCCTCGTCGCGCCCCACATCGACTTCGAGCGCGGCGGTCCCGTCTACGCATGGAGCTATCAGGCCCTCTCCGAGTGCCCGCCGCCCGACCTCGTCGTGGCGCTCGGCGTCGCGCACGCCTCGCCCGACTCGCCGTGGACGCTCACGCGCAAGGACTACGACACGCCCTACGGCCCCATGAAGACGAGCCCTGAGCTCTACCGGGACTTCAAGGACCTGCTCTGGTACGACCCCGCGGCCGACGAATGGGTCCACCGCCGCGAGCACTCCCTCGAGTTCCAGGCGCTCTGGCTCAAGTCGCTCTGGGGCGAGAAGGCGCCGCCGTGGCTGCCGGTGCTCGTCTCGAGCTTCGAGCGCTTCTGCACGGACAAGGCCCCCTCCTCCATCGAGACCGTGGAGAAAGCCCTCTCAGCGCTCGGGACGCGGCTGGCCAAGCGCGCGAAGAAGGGGCGGATCATGATCCTCGCCGGGGTGGACCTCGCGCATGTCGGGCCGAAGTTCGGCGACGAGCTCGAGCTCACCCCCGAGCTCCGCAAGAAGATCGAGGCGGAGGACCGCGCGACGCTCGCGAAGGCCCTCGCGCTCGATGCCGACGGCTTCTACCTCTCCGGCTCGGGGGACGGCGCCTGGCGGCACCTCTGCGGGCTCTCCGCCCTCTACACCGCCGTGCGCTGGATGAAGGCCCTGGGCGCCCAGCCCGGGACCCTGCTGGGCTACGCGCAAGGCGACGATCCCCAGGGCGGGGTCGTGTCCTTCGCCTCGGCCTATTTCCCCACGAAACTCGACGCCTGA
- a CDS encoding prolyl oligopeptidase family serine peptidase: MVPPPLTRLALILLLSQSAASLALGGSYPATRTVEVSETFHGTEVKDPYRWLEEMTSEEVHRWVLKQNEAARALIDQVPERERIRKRLTELWNYERYSVPEKHGKRYFYTHNSGLQNQPVFFVSEDLRNPEKVLLDPNTLSPDGTISVSKTSVSRDGELFAYALSRSGSDQLEWKVRDVSTGKDLQDSILKSKHAPVRWAHDGSGFYYLKFEESGINRLYFHLLGAPQVEDKIVYEHPSNKKDYITPQISEDGRYLILFVHGGSSKDTRVYFADLKASGDAPRVLPIVEKAEGRFSFLGNIGARLIFHTSLDAPRGRIVSIDTSAAPYGWKTLVAEGADTIQEARLVNHRLILAYIKNATARLRVFDENGKPTRDAALPVPLSGISALVGNPSDERAFFQITSLTTPSSVFSLDPISGEASAVWKLKLLFEPGDFTATQVFFTSKDGTKVPMTIARKKGVPLDGSAPTILYGYGGFNYITPPSFSVRNIQWMEMGGIYAYANIRGGGEYGEAWHQAGIKTRKQNVFDDFIAAAEWLIAGKYTSTPKLAISGSSNGGLLVGACMTQRPDLFGAALPDVGVLDMLRFQMFTEGPEWTVDYGEIAKPEEFKALLAYSPYHNIRPGTAYPPALITASESDDRVVPAHSYKFAARLQAAQSGENPILLRIETKAGHGAGTPTSKMIEKSADVGAFLIKALNIKR; this comes from the coding sequence ATGGTGCCCCCCCCCCTCACGCGTCTGGCGTTGATTCTTCTGCTCTCGCAGTCCGCGGCATCTCTCGCCTTGGGAGGCTCCTACCCCGCGACGCGGACGGTCGAGGTCTCGGAAACTTTCCACGGGACCGAGGTGAAGGATCCCTACCGCTGGCTCGAGGAGATGACGTCCGAGGAAGTCCATCGGTGGGTGCTCAAGCAGAACGAGGCCGCTCGCGCCCTCATCGACCAGGTCCCGGAGCGCGAGCGAATCCGCAAGCGTCTCACCGAGCTCTGGAACTACGAACGGTACTCGGTCCCGGAAAAACACGGCAAGCGCTACTTTTATACCCACAACTCGGGTCTTCAGAACCAACCCGTATTCTTCGTGTCCGAAGACCTGCGGAATCCCGAAAAAGTCCTGCTCGATCCCAATACGCTGAGCCCGGACGGCACGATCTCCGTGAGCAAGACCTCGGTCAGCCGGGACGGCGAACTGTTCGCGTATGCGCTGAGCCGCTCCGGCTCCGACCAGCTCGAATGGAAAGTCCGGGATGTCTCCACCGGCAAGGATTTGCAGGACTCGATCCTGAAGTCCAAGCATGCGCCGGTGCGCTGGGCTCATGACGGCAGCGGTTTTTATTACCTCAAATTCGAAGAATCCGGCATCAACCGTCTGTACTTCCATCTCCTGGGCGCTCCGCAGGTGGAGGACAAGATCGTCTACGAGCATCCCTCGAACAAGAAGGATTACATCACACCGCAGATTTCCGAGGACGGCCGCTATCTGATCCTCTTCGTGCACGGCGGGAGCAGCAAAGACACGAGGGTCTACTTCGCCGACCTGAAGGCCTCCGGAGACGCTCCCAGGGTGCTCCCGATCGTCGAGAAAGCCGAGGGCCGTTTCTCGTTCTTGGGGAACATCGGCGCCCGTCTGATCTTCCACACCTCGCTCGACGCGCCACGCGGCAGGATCGTTTCCATCGACACCTCCGCCGCTCCCTACGGATGGAAGACGCTGGTGGCCGAGGGCGCCGACACGATCCAGGAGGCCCGGCTCGTCAACCATCGTCTCATCCTCGCCTACATCAAGAACGCGACCGCACGGCTCCGAGTGTTCGACGAAAATGGCAAGCCGACTCGCGACGCCGCGCTGCCGGTGCCGCTTTCCGGCATCTCCGCGCTGGTCGGCAACCCCTCGGACGAGCGCGCGTTCTTCCAGATCACGAGCCTGACGACGCCCTCGTCGGTGTTCAGCCTCGACCCGATCAGCGGCGAGGCGTCTGCGGTGTGGAAGCTCAAACTCCTGTTCGAGCCCGGAGATTTCACGGCGACCCAGGTGTTCTTCACGAGCAAGGACGGGACGAAGGTCCCGATGACGATCGCCCGCAAGAAAGGCGTCCCCCTCGACGGCTCCGCTCCGACGATCCTCTACGGCTACGGCGGGTTCAACTACATCACTCCGCCCTCGTTCAGCGTGCGCAACATCCAATGGATGGAGATGGGAGGGATCTACGCCTACGCCAACATCCGAGGAGGCGGCGAGTACGGTGAGGCGTGGCACCAGGCCGGCATCAAGACCCGCAAGCAGAACGTCTTCGATGATTTCATCGCGGCCGCCGAATGGCTGATCGCCGGCAAGTACACCTCGACCCCCAAGCTCGCCATCTCCGGCTCCTCCAACGGCGGGCTTCTGGTCGGCGCGTGCATGACCCAGCGGCCGGACCTCTTCGGCGCCGCCCTCCCGGACGTGGGGGTGCTGGACATGCTCCGCTTCCAGATGTTCACCGAGGGGCCCGAGTGGACCGTGGACTACGGGGAGATCGCCAAACCCGAGGAGTTCAAGGCGCTCCTCGCTTATTCACCTTACCATAACATCCGCCCGGGGACCGCGTACCCTCCCGCCCTGATCACCGCCTCGGAGTCCGATGACCGCGTCGTCCCCGCGCACAGCTACAAGTTCGCGGCCCGTCTTCAGGCCGCGCAGTCCGGCGAGAACCCCATCCTGCTCAGGATCGAGACCAAGGCCGGACACGGAGCGGGAACGCCCACCTCGAAGATGATCGAGAAGTCCGCGGACGTCGGGGCGTTCCTGATCAAAGCGCTCAATATCAAGAGATGA
- a CDS encoding histidinol-phosphatase HisJ family protein: MATSYHNHTVLSDGRQDIAELLEAARVLKLTEVGISDHLVLHPEGKVFRWGMTYDCLGAYVREVQEAARSAEPTLRLGLEADFFPETVERLRPMLEAHPFDYVIGSVHFAGGFMVDSSREDWEKLLPEERQAKWDLYWELVRQMAESRVFDFAAHLDLPKRFGCRDSEAVSRGARSALGAIAAADMAIEINTSGWYLPAQESYPSAALLREARARSIPIVINADAHEAENLSRGFVRARELARECGYTETVRYERRRRIAVPL, translated from the coding sequence ATGGCCACTTCCTATCACAACCACACCGTCCTCAGCGACGGCCGCCAGGACATCGCGGAGCTCCTCGAGGCCGCGCGCGTCCTCAAGCTCACCGAGGTCGGGATCTCCGACCACCTGGTCCTCCATCCGGAGGGGAAGGTCTTCCGCTGGGGGATGACCTACGACTGCCTGGGCGCCTATGTGCGCGAGGTCCAGGAGGCCGCGCGGAGCGCCGAGCCGACTCTGCGCCTCGGCCTCGAGGCCGACTTCTTCCCCGAGACGGTCGAACGCCTGCGCCCCATGCTGGAGGCCCATCCTTTCGACTATGTCATCGGCTCGGTGCACTTCGCCGGCGGCTTCATGGTGGATTCCTCGCGGGAGGACTGGGAGAAGCTCCTGCCGGAGGAGCGGCAGGCCAAGTGGGACCTCTACTGGGAGCTCGTGCGGCAGATGGCCGAGAGCCGGGTCTTCGATTTCGCCGCGCACCTCGACCTGCCCAAGCGCTTCGGCTGTCGGGACTCCGAGGCGGTCTCGCGGGGGGCGCGGTCGGCGCTCGGCGCCATCGCCGCGGCGGACATGGCCATCGAGATCAACACCTCGGGCTGGTACCTTCCGGCGCAGGAATCGTATCCGAGCGCCGCGCTCCTGCGCGAGGCCCGCGCGCGCTCCATCCCCATCGTCATCAACGCGGACGCCCACGAGGCGGAGAACCTGTCCCGGGGCTTCGTCCGCGCGCGGGAACTCGCGCGCGAATGCGGCTACACGGAGACGGTCCGCTACGAGCGCCGCCGCCGCATCGCTGTCCCGCTCTAG